One segment of Gadus chalcogrammus isolate NIFS_2021 chromosome 8, NIFS_Gcha_1.0, whole genome shotgun sequence DNA contains the following:
- the zgc:113691 gene encoding uncharacterized protein zgc:113691 codes for MATSNGNGDKVSKFETLKLLEKCRKERDDALHRESILREKLRQFESRSRSTEALKQKIKSLTNDNKELRKQTKSLRAEIGLEASPKFSGKTTKDIINDFHEKERQCNALIEKAGKLSLTIDDLTSELANTVTSKTLLEDQVQSLQQNLKDMTNNQRRLLKLWEDKKPQREQLSLPAISQRPGPVINKGVQTEMSINLSQKLPVNAFETKPFRRDSEKRSMLDKHSLATLTHGNPHDKKAFVHDEIKGLQH; via the coding sequence ATGGCCACATCAAACGGTAACGGCGACAAGGTGTCCAAATTTGAGACTTTAAAGCTCTTGGAGAAATGCAGAAAAGAGAGGGATGATGCTTTGCACCGAGAGAGCATTCTCCGGGAGAAACTGCGGCAGTTTGAGTCCAGGTCGCGTTCAACCGAGGCGCTCAAACAGAAGATCAAGTCCCTGACGAATGACAACAAGGAGCTGAGGAAACAGACGAAGTCTCTTCGGGCGGAGATCGGACTCGAGGCCAGTCCCAAGTTTAGCGGGAAAACTACAAAGGACATCATCAATGACTTCCATGAAAAGGAACGCCAATGCAATGCTCTAATTGAAAAGGCCGGGAAACTCAGTTTAACGATAGATGACTTAACATCCGAGTTGGCGAACACAGTGACTTCTAAAACCCTATTGGAAGATCAAGTACAGTCGTTGCAACAAAACCTCAAGGACATGACAAATAATCAGCGACGTTTGCTTAAATTGTGGGAGGACAAAAAACCACAACGAGAGCAGCTGTCACTCCCGGCGATTTCCCAGCGACCAGGGCCAGTGATCAATAAAGGCGTTCAGACCGAGATGTCCATTAATCTGTCACAAAAGCTTCCAGTAAATGCATTTGAGACCAAGCCATTTCGCAGAGATAGCGAGAAAAGATCAATGTTGGATAAACACAGCTTAGCTACTTTGACGCATGGGAATCCTCACGACAAAAAGGCGTTTGTGCATGATGAAATTAAAGGGCTTCAGCACTGA
- the ndc1 gene encoding nucleoporin NDC1, with translation MFSAEQNCWFVRKVVCWRAAASIAWAVLLLPPVTALFVVLSRVSLFHPIEWITECLSILTSASTMFSFVLLCGVVVVVGFFNLEYYTVTPSIACSKIALLAQLLHPRQCLHAVVHCIMGVIVAWCCAFTIGPRYQNLAAVCTLVDGDPQLCLNEYHLVLILFGAFVGYSHSLFGVMHNMNYVPFHAVQQYKYLRFKGNLPLVVKCSAIQSLYFTRNFLAVYFFLGYIPRSWLCDTLSLQSNSSLNPLDSIAGLLDLAMLYHLWISGTFLLLTWYLTVLLFRVFVTEVYNFPVQSAFTEQADRCLPKVLPGQQPMVLKFLALQDLALLSQHSPSRRAQVFSLSQPGGHPHNWNALSSECLSLLADLTQRLVAHHETVAINGRAKLHSAGSDKKSVSSDSSGLSATQDISTPRSAFLRSAGTAAPMSPNTGPFTSDLDSPFSSRALRRLAPHLVPSSPWSETVQSPHLLRRGPQLWSASTDTGTSGSLSPSPTSAPCPHPAEPKPSPVTQFLHNRKEQVKHFLGRRVLVMYLFNKLPEASSQALFADSQSHIWALEGLSHLVAASFTEDKFGVVQTTLPSILGSMLVLQEAVDRHFKLPHASSKPLRSACSMGDCTSKTLRFALRATLKTAIYRITTTFGHHLNAIKMSAEHRKRLQQFLEYKE, from the exons ATGTTTTCCGCGGAGCAAAACTGTTGGTTTGTACGCAAG GTGGTTTGCTGGAGAGCTGCTGCCAGCATCGCTTGGGCTGTCCTGTTGCTGCCTCCGGTCACAGCCCTGTTCGTAGTTCTCAGCAGAGTCAGCCTCTTCCACCCCATCGAGTGGATCACAG AATGCCTGTCTATTTTGACGAGTGCCAGTACCATGTTCTCCTTCGTTTTGTTATGCGGAGTGGTGGTCGTGGTCGGCTTCTTCAACCTTGAGTACTACACGG TTACCCCGTCCATTGCTTGCTCAAAAATTGCTCTCCTGGCTCAGCTTCTCCACCCTCGGCAGTGTCTTCACGCCGTGGTCCACTGCATCATGGGGGTGATAGTGGCCTGGTGTTGTGCCTTCACCATTGGTCCCAGATACCAGAATCTTGCTGCCGTGTGCACTCTGGTTGATGG TGATCCTCAGCTGTGCCTGAATGAATACCACCTTGTCTTGATCCTGTTCGGGGCCTTTGTTGGCTATAGTCACAGTCTGTTTGGTGTCATGCACAACATGAACTATGTGCCCTTTCATGCAGTTCAG CAATACAAATATCTTCGTTTCAAGGGAAATCTCCCATTGGTGGTGAAATGCAGTGCCATTCAATCTCTCTATTTCACCAGGAACTTCCTTGCGGTTTACTTCTTTTTGG GTTATATCCCTAGATCGTGGCTCTGTGACACACTGAGCCTTCAGTCGAACAG ctctCTGAACCCTCTGGACAGTATAGCAGGGCTGCTGGACCTCGCCATGCTGTACCACCTGTGGATCAGTggcaccttcctcctcctcacctggtaCCTCACCGTACTGCTCTTCAGGGTGTTTGTCACTGAG GTGTACAACTTTCCCGTGCAATCGGCTTTCACTGAGCAAGCCGATCGGTGTCTTCCCAAAGTGCTCCCTGGTCAGCAGCCCATGGTACTGAAG TTTCTAGCTCTGCAGGACTTGGCTCTGCTCTCTCAGCATTCCCCCTCACGGCGGGCCCAGGTCTTCAGCCTCAGCCAGCCAG GTGGTCACCCGCACAACTGGAACGCCCTCAGCAGCGAGTGTCTGTCGCTCCTGGCCGACCTCACCCAGAGGCTGGTGGCCCACCACGAGACCGTGGCCATCAACGGGCGGGCCAAGCTGCATTCAGCCGGCAGCGACAAGAAGTCGGTGTCCAGTGATAGCTCGG GCCTCTCGGCCACCCAGGACATCAGCACCCCCAGGTCGGCCTTCCTGCGCTCCGCCGGGACCGCCGCCCCCATGAGCCCCAACACCGGCCCCTTCACCTCAGACCTGGACAGCCCCTTCTCCTCCCGGGCCCTCCGCCGCCTGGCCCCCCACCTGGTGCCCAGCTCCCCCTGGAGCGAGACGGTGCAGAGCCCCCACCTGTTGAGGCGGGGCCCCCAACTCTGGTCGGCCTCCACAG ATACTGGGACCAGTGGCAGTCTGTCTCCATCCCCTACCTCAGCGCCCTGCCCGCACCCGGCTGAGCCCAAACCCAGCCCCGTGACACAGTTCCTCCACAACCGAAAGGAACAG GTGAAACACTTCCTGGGGCGGCGTGTGCTGGTCATGTATTTGTTCAACAAG CTCCCAGAAGCCTCTAGTCAGGCCCTCTTTGCAGACAGCCAGTCACACATCTGGGCCCTGGAAG GGCTGTCTCACCTTGTGGCAGCCTCCTTCACTGAAGACAAGTTTGGCGTGGTCCAGACTACGTTACCCAGCATTCTCGGTAGCATGCTAGTCCTACAAGAG GCGGTGGACCGCCACTTCAAGCTGCCCCACGCCTCCAGCAAGCCCCTCCGTTCGGCCTGTAGCATGGGCGACTGCACCTCCAAGACGCTGCGCTTCGCTCTCAGGGCCACCCTCAAGACCGCCATCTACAGGATAACCACCACCTTCGGGCATCACTTGAA